The following proteins are co-located in the Paraburkholderia phytofirmans PsJN genome:
- a CDS encoding chemotaxis protein CheW — protein MAEVQTVSFDDCWNRIGVRGDSSCERLVEYVRCLNCPVFETAAAKLLERPIPLVDLSRHDVRARAQPQQNAQGASESFLVFRIGDEWLALPTPIFKRIVQTRPIHTLPHRQHRAVLGVVNVQGELLVCLSLAHLLGFETGANARDDRARHDLPRFLVVSRAEEHAVFPVDQVDGVHRIATASLCAPPATLSHAAAAHTRAVAPWRGMSVGLLDADALFDTLNRSLG, from the coding sequence GCATCGGCGTGCGCGGCGATTCGTCGTGCGAGCGACTTGTCGAGTACGTACGCTGCCTCAATTGCCCAGTGTTCGAAACGGCCGCCGCCAAACTGCTGGAACGGCCGATTCCATTGGTGGACCTCTCGCGGCACGACGTGCGCGCGCGGGCACAACCGCAGCAAAATGCGCAAGGCGCGAGCGAATCGTTTCTCGTCTTTCGCATCGGCGACGAATGGCTCGCGCTGCCCACGCCAATCTTCAAACGCATCGTGCAGACGCGGCCGATTCATACGTTGCCGCATCGGCAGCATCGCGCGGTACTGGGCGTGGTGAATGTACAAGGTGAATTGCTGGTGTGCCTGTCGCTCGCGCACCTGCTCGGTTTCGAAACCGGCGCCAACGCACGCGACGATCGAGCGCGCCACGATCTGCCGCGTTTCCTCGTCGTCTCGCGCGCTGAAGAACACGCGGTGTTCCCGGTGGATCAGGTCGACGGCGTGCACCGGATCGCGACGGCCAGCTTGTGCGCGCCGCCCGCCACACTTTCGCATGCCGCCGCTGCCCACACGCGAGCGGTCGCGCCGTGGCGCGGCATGAGCGTCGGCCTGCTCGACGCCGACGCGCTCTTCGACACTTTGAACCGGAGCCTCGGATGA